A single region of the Gopherus evgoodei ecotype Sinaloan lineage chromosome 3, rGopEvg1_v1.p, whole genome shotgun sequence genome encodes:
- the CALCOCO1 gene encoding calcium-binding and coiled-coil domain-containing protein 1 isoform X1, whose translation MKRMEEVSPSKSQAQPHPTMAFLNVARTYVPNTKVECHYTLPPSMKPSARDWIGIFKVEASSVRDYYTFVWCVVPDGGAEGAPVHSSVQFHASYLPKPGAQQYQFRYVDRRGEVRGQSSPFQFSEPRPMDELVTLEEDDEGNMDMLLVVPKATLLQNQLEESQQEHSRLLREKLRLEEEVKELQARIEQLEEALGTMRDEHTKLVEQYKDLSSSHAAMMEERDALSRQQAGQLARIQELEEDVQALSEKVLQKEVELDRMKDTVKSLVREQEQIHHQLKEENAEKEHYQVKLQASEQESQNLACDLLLAKTRHSEKVSQALVLQEDISKLQQKLAAAQQRTAQLEALCEQLRSTQDLLAASQQKVVLLGEELASASSIRDRTISDLHKSRLESAETNIKLADMTLKWKEGKGQWWKEKSNLLQSIEAEKDKILKLSAEVLKLEKNLQEERAQKQALKSELSHERDSSLVQLSESKRELKELRAALKVAEKEKEQLQEEKQELLEYARKLEERLEKVADEKWSEVTAAEEEEAAATVLSSLDSPLSDSEDESPEDMRIHTQLSPYSLCDNRAGTKTPPCLREPMHKVVISQPAPITSQIKQPTEDNSSDSEAEDEKAVLMAAVRNGGEEASLLLPELGSVFYEMASGITGRQPSDPGPCGMGASPLDLPASPGLWKECPICKERFPLECDKEALEEHVDSHFFFSAHDPFAFE comes from the exons ATGAAGAGGATGGAGGAGGTGTCTCCTAGCAAGTCGCAGGCACAGCCCCACCCTACCATGGCCTTCCTCAACGTAGCCCGCACCTACGTACCCAACACCAAGGTCGAGTGCCACTACACCCTGCCTCCCAGCATGAAGCCATCAGCCCGCGACTGGATCGGGATATTCAAG GTGGAGGCCTCGTCTGTGCGGGATTACTACACCTTCGTGTGGTGCGTGGTGCCCGACGGAGGTGCCGAAGGGGCGCCCGTCCATTCCAGTGTCCAGTTCCATG CCAGCTACCTGCCCAAGCCAGGGGCCCAGCAGTACCAGTTCCGCTACGTGGACCGCCGTGGTGAGGTACGCGGCCAGAGCAGCCCCTTCCAGTTCAGCGAGCCCCGGCCCATGGACGAGCTCGTCACGCTGGAGGAGGATGACGAGGGCAACATGGACATGTTGCTGGTGGTGCCCAAGGCCACCTTGCTGCAG AACCAGCTGGAGGAGAGCCAgcaggagcacagcaggctgctgcgAGAGAAGCTgcggctggaggaggaggtgaaGGAGCTGCAGGCCCGGATCgagcagctggaggaggctctgggcaccaTGCGAGATGAACACACCAAGCTGGTGGAGCAGTACAAG GATCTCTCGAGCTCCCATGCAGCCATGATGGAGGAGCGGGACGCGCTGAGCCGGCAGCAGGCGGGACAGCTGGCCCGCatccaggagctggaggaggacgTTCAGGCCCTGAGCGAGAAGGTGCTGCAGAAGGAGGTGGAATTGGACAG gaTGAAGGACACGGTGAAGTCCCTGGTGCGGGAGCAGGAGCAGATCCACCACCAGCTCAAGGAAGAGAACGCCGAGAAGGAACATTACCAG gtcaAGCTGCAGGCCTCGGAGCAGGAGAGCCAGAACCTGGCCTgcgacctgctgctggccaagacCCGGCACAGCGAGAAGGTGTCGCAGGCCCTGGTGCTGCAGGAGGACATCAGCAAGCTGCAGCAGAAGCTGGCGGCCGCGCAGCAGAGGACG GCCCAGCTGGAAGCGCTGTGTGAGCAGCTCCGCTCCACCCAGGACCTCCTTGCCGCCAGCCAGCAGAAAGTGGTGCTGCTTGGGGAGGAGTTGGCTAGCGCCTCCTCCATCCGGGACCGGACCATCTCGGACCTGCACAAGAGCCGGCTGGAGTCAGCCGAAACCAACATCAAGCTGGCGGACATGACCCTgaaatggaaggaggggaaaggccagTGGTGGAAGGAGAAGAGCAACCTGCTGCAGAGCATAGAG GCGGAGAAGGACAAGATCCTGAAGTTGAGTGCCGAGGTGCTGAAGCTGGAGAAGAACCTGCAGGAGGAGCGCGCCCAGAAGCAGGCGCTGAAATCTGAACTGTCCCACGAGAGGGACTCCAGCCTG gtgcaGCTATCAGAGAGCAAGCGGGAGCTCAAGGAGCTGCGTGCGGCCCTGAAGGTGGCTGAGAAGGAGAAGGAGCAGCTCCAGGAGGAGAAACAG gagctgctggagtATGCCCGCAAGCTGGAGGAGCGGCTGGAGAAGGTGGCCGATGAGAAGTGGAGCGAGGTGACGGCggccgaggaggaggaggcagcggcAACGGTGCTGA gctccCTGGACTCCCCACTCTCGGACTCGGAGGACGAGTCCCCCGAGGACATGAGGATCCACACCCAGCTCAGCCCCTATAGCCTGTGCGACAACCGGGCCGGCACCAAGACCCCACCGTGCCTGCGGGAGCCCATGCACAAGGTGGTGATCAGCCAGCCCGCCCCTATCACCAGCCAGATCAAGCAGCCCACCGAGGACAACAGCTCCGACTCA GAGGCGGAGGACGAGAAGGCCGTGCTGATGGCGGCTGTGCGGAACGGAGGGGAAGAGGCCAGTCTGCTATTGCCCGAATTGGGCAGTGTCTTCTATGAGATGGCCAG CGGCATCACAGGCCGCCAGCCGTCAGATCCGGGCCCTTGCGGGATGGGCGCCTCCCCGCTGGACCTGCCCGCGTCCCCCGGCCTGTGGAAGGAGTGCCCCATCTGCAAGGAACGCTTCCCCCTGGAGTGCGACAAGGAGGCGCTGGAGGAGCACGTCGACAGCCACTTCTTCTTCAGCGCCCACGACCCCTTCGCCTTCGAGTGA
- the CALCOCO1 gene encoding calcium-binding and coiled-coil domain-containing protein 1 isoform X3 gives MKRMEEVSPSKSQAQPHPTMAFLNVARTYVPNTKVECHYTLPPSMKPSARDWIGIFKVEASSVRDYYTFVWCVVPDGGAEGAPVHSSVQFHASYLPKPGAQQYQFRYVDRRGEVRGQSSPFQFSEPRPMDELVTLEEDDEGNMDMLLVVPKATLLQNQLEESQQEHSRLLREKLRLEEEVKELQARIEQLEEALGTMRDEHTKLVEQYKDLSSSHAAMMEERDALSRQQAGQLARIQELEEDVQALSEKVLQKEVELDRMKDTVKSLVREQEQIHHQLKEENAEKEHYQAQLEALCEQLRSTQDLLAASQQKVVLLGEELASASSIRDRTISDLHKSRLESAETNIKLADMTLKWKEGKGQWWKEKSNLLQSIEAEKDKILKLSAEVLKLEKNLQEERAQKQALKSELSHERDSSLVQLSESKRELKELRAALKVAEKEKEQLQEEKQELLEYARKLEERLEKVADEKWSEVTAAEEEEAAATVLSSLDSPLSDSEDESPEDMRIHTQLSPYSLCDNRAGTKTPPCLREPMHKVVISQPAPITSQIKQPTEDNSSDSEAEDEKAVLMAAVRNGGEEASLLLPELGSVFYEMASGITGRQPSDPGPCGMGASPLDLPASPGLWKECPICKERFPLECDKEALEEHVDSHFFFSAHDPFAFE, from the exons ATGAAGAGGATGGAGGAGGTGTCTCCTAGCAAGTCGCAGGCACAGCCCCACCCTACCATGGCCTTCCTCAACGTAGCCCGCACCTACGTACCCAACACCAAGGTCGAGTGCCACTACACCCTGCCTCCCAGCATGAAGCCATCAGCCCGCGACTGGATCGGGATATTCAAG GTGGAGGCCTCGTCTGTGCGGGATTACTACACCTTCGTGTGGTGCGTGGTGCCCGACGGAGGTGCCGAAGGGGCGCCCGTCCATTCCAGTGTCCAGTTCCATG CCAGCTACCTGCCCAAGCCAGGGGCCCAGCAGTACCAGTTCCGCTACGTGGACCGCCGTGGTGAGGTACGCGGCCAGAGCAGCCCCTTCCAGTTCAGCGAGCCCCGGCCCATGGACGAGCTCGTCACGCTGGAGGAGGATGACGAGGGCAACATGGACATGTTGCTGGTGGTGCCCAAGGCCACCTTGCTGCAG AACCAGCTGGAGGAGAGCCAgcaggagcacagcaggctgctgcgAGAGAAGCTgcggctggaggaggaggtgaaGGAGCTGCAGGCCCGGATCgagcagctggaggaggctctgggcaccaTGCGAGATGAACACACCAAGCTGGTGGAGCAGTACAAG GATCTCTCGAGCTCCCATGCAGCCATGATGGAGGAGCGGGACGCGCTGAGCCGGCAGCAGGCGGGACAGCTGGCCCGCatccaggagctggaggaggacgTTCAGGCCCTGAGCGAGAAGGTGCTGCAGAAGGAGGTGGAATTGGACAG gaTGAAGGACACGGTGAAGTCCCTGGTGCGGGAGCAGGAGCAGATCCACCACCAGCTCAAGGAAGAGAACGCCGAGAAGGAACATTACCAG GCCCAGCTGGAAGCGCTGTGTGAGCAGCTCCGCTCCACCCAGGACCTCCTTGCCGCCAGCCAGCAGAAAGTGGTGCTGCTTGGGGAGGAGTTGGCTAGCGCCTCCTCCATCCGGGACCGGACCATCTCGGACCTGCACAAGAGCCGGCTGGAGTCAGCCGAAACCAACATCAAGCTGGCGGACATGACCCTgaaatggaaggaggggaaaggccagTGGTGGAAGGAGAAGAGCAACCTGCTGCAGAGCATAGAG GCGGAGAAGGACAAGATCCTGAAGTTGAGTGCCGAGGTGCTGAAGCTGGAGAAGAACCTGCAGGAGGAGCGCGCCCAGAAGCAGGCGCTGAAATCTGAACTGTCCCACGAGAGGGACTCCAGCCTG gtgcaGCTATCAGAGAGCAAGCGGGAGCTCAAGGAGCTGCGTGCGGCCCTGAAGGTGGCTGAGAAGGAGAAGGAGCAGCTCCAGGAGGAGAAACAG gagctgctggagtATGCCCGCAAGCTGGAGGAGCGGCTGGAGAAGGTGGCCGATGAGAAGTGGAGCGAGGTGACGGCggccgaggaggaggaggcagcggcAACGGTGCTGA gctccCTGGACTCCCCACTCTCGGACTCGGAGGACGAGTCCCCCGAGGACATGAGGATCCACACCCAGCTCAGCCCCTATAGCCTGTGCGACAACCGGGCCGGCACCAAGACCCCACCGTGCCTGCGGGAGCCCATGCACAAGGTGGTGATCAGCCAGCCCGCCCCTATCACCAGCCAGATCAAGCAGCCCACCGAGGACAACAGCTCCGACTCA GAGGCGGAGGACGAGAAGGCCGTGCTGATGGCGGCTGTGCGGAACGGAGGGGAAGAGGCCAGTCTGCTATTGCCCGAATTGGGCAGTGTCTTCTATGAGATGGCCAG CGGCATCACAGGCCGCCAGCCGTCAGATCCGGGCCCTTGCGGGATGGGCGCCTCCCCGCTGGACCTGCCCGCGTCCCCCGGCCTGTGGAAGGAGTGCCCCATCTGCAAGGAACGCTTCCCCCTGGAGTGCGACAAGGAGGCGCTGGAGGAGCACGTCGACAGCCACTTCTTCTTCAGCGCCCACGACCCCTTCGCCTTCGAGTGA
- the CALCOCO1 gene encoding calcium-binding and coiled-coil domain-containing protein 1 isoform X2: protein MEEVSPSKSQAQPHPTMAFLNVARTYVPNTKVECHYTLPPSMKPSARDWIGIFKVEASSVRDYYTFVWCVVPDGGAEGAPVHSSVQFHASYLPKPGAQQYQFRYVDRRGEVRGQSSPFQFSEPRPMDELVTLEEDDEGNMDMLLVVPKATLLQNQLEESQQEHSRLLREKLRLEEEVKELQARIEQLEEALGTMRDEHTKLVEQYKDLSSSHAAMMEERDALSRQQAGQLARIQELEEDVQALSEKVLQKEVELDRMKDTVKSLVREQEQIHHQLKEENAEKEHYQVKLQASEQESQNLACDLLLAKTRHSEKVSQALVLQEDISKLQQKLAAAQQRTAQLEALCEQLRSTQDLLAASQQKVVLLGEELASASSIRDRTISDLHKSRLESAETNIKLADMTLKWKEGKGQWWKEKSNLLQSIEAEKDKILKLSAEVLKLEKNLQEERAQKQALKSELSHERDSSLVQLSESKRELKELRAALKVAEKEKEQLQEEKQELLEYARKLEERLEKVADEKWSEVTAAEEEEAAATVLSSLDSPLSDSEDESPEDMRIHTQLSPYSLCDNRAGTKTPPCLREPMHKVVISQPAPITSQIKQPTEDNSSDSEAEDEKAVLMAAVRNGGEEASLLLPELGSVFYEMASGITGRQPSDPGPCGMGASPLDLPASPGLWKECPICKERFPLECDKEALEEHVDSHFFFSAHDPFAFE, encoded by the exons ATGGAGGAGGTGTCTCCTAGCAAGTCGCAGGCACAGCCCCACCCTACCATGGCCTTCCTCAACGTAGCCCGCACCTACGTACCCAACACCAAGGTCGAGTGCCACTACACCCTGCCTCCCAGCATGAAGCCATCAGCCCGCGACTGGATCGGGATATTCAAG GTGGAGGCCTCGTCTGTGCGGGATTACTACACCTTCGTGTGGTGCGTGGTGCCCGACGGAGGTGCCGAAGGGGCGCCCGTCCATTCCAGTGTCCAGTTCCATG CCAGCTACCTGCCCAAGCCAGGGGCCCAGCAGTACCAGTTCCGCTACGTGGACCGCCGTGGTGAGGTACGCGGCCAGAGCAGCCCCTTCCAGTTCAGCGAGCCCCGGCCCATGGACGAGCTCGTCACGCTGGAGGAGGATGACGAGGGCAACATGGACATGTTGCTGGTGGTGCCCAAGGCCACCTTGCTGCAG AACCAGCTGGAGGAGAGCCAgcaggagcacagcaggctgctgcgAGAGAAGCTgcggctggaggaggaggtgaaGGAGCTGCAGGCCCGGATCgagcagctggaggaggctctgggcaccaTGCGAGATGAACACACCAAGCTGGTGGAGCAGTACAAG GATCTCTCGAGCTCCCATGCAGCCATGATGGAGGAGCGGGACGCGCTGAGCCGGCAGCAGGCGGGACAGCTGGCCCGCatccaggagctggaggaggacgTTCAGGCCCTGAGCGAGAAGGTGCTGCAGAAGGAGGTGGAATTGGACAG gaTGAAGGACACGGTGAAGTCCCTGGTGCGGGAGCAGGAGCAGATCCACCACCAGCTCAAGGAAGAGAACGCCGAGAAGGAACATTACCAG gtcaAGCTGCAGGCCTCGGAGCAGGAGAGCCAGAACCTGGCCTgcgacctgctgctggccaagacCCGGCACAGCGAGAAGGTGTCGCAGGCCCTGGTGCTGCAGGAGGACATCAGCAAGCTGCAGCAGAAGCTGGCGGCCGCGCAGCAGAGGACG GCCCAGCTGGAAGCGCTGTGTGAGCAGCTCCGCTCCACCCAGGACCTCCTTGCCGCCAGCCAGCAGAAAGTGGTGCTGCTTGGGGAGGAGTTGGCTAGCGCCTCCTCCATCCGGGACCGGACCATCTCGGACCTGCACAAGAGCCGGCTGGAGTCAGCCGAAACCAACATCAAGCTGGCGGACATGACCCTgaaatggaaggaggggaaaggccagTGGTGGAAGGAGAAGAGCAACCTGCTGCAGAGCATAGAG GCGGAGAAGGACAAGATCCTGAAGTTGAGTGCCGAGGTGCTGAAGCTGGAGAAGAACCTGCAGGAGGAGCGCGCCCAGAAGCAGGCGCTGAAATCTGAACTGTCCCACGAGAGGGACTCCAGCCTG gtgcaGCTATCAGAGAGCAAGCGGGAGCTCAAGGAGCTGCGTGCGGCCCTGAAGGTGGCTGAGAAGGAGAAGGAGCAGCTCCAGGAGGAGAAACAG gagctgctggagtATGCCCGCAAGCTGGAGGAGCGGCTGGAGAAGGTGGCCGATGAGAAGTGGAGCGAGGTGACGGCggccgaggaggaggaggcagcggcAACGGTGCTGA gctccCTGGACTCCCCACTCTCGGACTCGGAGGACGAGTCCCCCGAGGACATGAGGATCCACACCCAGCTCAGCCCCTATAGCCTGTGCGACAACCGGGCCGGCACCAAGACCCCACCGTGCCTGCGGGAGCCCATGCACAAGGTGGTGATCAGCCAGCCCGCCCCTATCACCAGCCAGATCAAGCAGCCCACCGAGGACAACAGCTCCGACTCA GAGGCGGAGGACGAGAAGGCCGTGCTGATGGCGGCTGTGCGGAACGGAGGGGAAGAGGCCAGTCTGCTATTGCCCGAATTGGGCAGTGTCTTCTATGAGATGGCCAG CGGCATCACAGGCCGCCAGCCGTCAGATCCGGGCCCTTGCGGGATGGGCGCCTCCCCGCTGGACCTGCCCGCGTCCCCCGGCCTGTGGAAGGAGTGCCCCATCTGCAAGGAACGCTTCCCCCTGGAGTGCGACAAGGAGGCGCTGGAGGAGCACGTCGACAGCCACTTCTTCTTCAGCGCCCACGACCCCTTCGCCTTCGAGTGA